A DNA window from Micromonospora inyonensis contains the following coding sequences:
- a CDS encoding antibiotic biosynthesis monooxygenase family protein yields the protein MLVTNRFVVDEDVAPTFTERAHAALAALAARPGYLRGELLRALDDPRYWCLVTEWESVGAYRRALGGFDVKVHATPLLAESVDEPSAYETLASAGPDGAVTISTSDRAAGPYR from the coding sequence GTGCTCGTCACCAACCGGTTCGTGGTCGACGAAGACGTCGCCCCCACCTTCACCGAGCGGGCGCACGCCGCCCTCGCCGCGCTCGCCGCCCGCCCCGGTTACCTGCGCGGGGAACTGCTGCGCGCCCTCGACGACCCCCGCTACTGGTGCCTGGTCACCGAATGGGAGTCGGTGGGGGCGTACCGGCGGGCCCTGGGCGGCTTCGACGTCAAGGTCCACGCCACCCCGCTGCTGGCCGAGTCCGTCGACGAGCCATCGGCGTACGAGACGCTGGCCAGTGCCGGGCCGGACGGCGCGGTGACGATCTCCACGAGCGATCGGGCCGCTGGTCCGTACCGCTGA
- a CDS encoding glycine--tRNA ligase: protein MSADRIDAVVSLAKRRGFVFPSSEIYGGTRSAWDYGPLGVELKENVRRQWWKTMVQQRDDVVGLDSAVILARDVWAASGHLDAFVDPLTECQSCHKRFRADHLEEAYEAKHGKPPASLSELNCPNCGNKGTFTEPKMFNGLMKTYLGPVESDEGMHYLRPETAQGIFVNYNNVATTARKKPPFGIAQTGKSFRNEITPGNFIFRTREFEQMEMEFFVEPGTDEQWHEYWLAERWNWYVDLGLSEGNMRFYEHPKEKLSHYSKRTVDIEYRFRFGGTEFAELEGVANRTDFDLSTHSKHSGVDLSYFDQTKGERWVPYVIEPAAGLTRAVLAFLLEAYDEDEAPNTKGGVDKRTVMRFDPRLAPVKVAVLPLSRNEALSPKARGLAATLRKRWVVEFDDSQAIGRRYRRQDEIGTPFCVTVDFDTLDDDAVTIRDRDTMTQERVSLDQVERYLIERLPGC from the coding sequence ATGTCCGCCGACCGTATCGACGCCGTCGTCAGCCTCGCCAAGCGCCGGGGCTTCGTCTTCCCCTCCAGTGAGATCTACGGGGGTACCCGGTCGGCGTGGGACTACGGTCCGCTCGGCGTGGAACTCAAGGAGAACGTCCGCCGGCAGTGGTGGAAGACCATGGTCCAGCAGCGCGACGACGTGGTCGGTCTCGACTCGGCGGTGATCCTGGCCCGCGACGTCTGGGCCGCCTCCGGCCACCTCGACGCCTTCGTGGACCCGCTGACCGAGTGCCAGTCCTGCCACAAGCGGTTCCGGGCGGACCACCTGGAGGAGGCGTACGAGGCCAAGCACGGCAAGCCGCCGGCCTCCCTGTCCGAGCTGAACTGCCCCAACTGCGGCAACAAGGGCACCTTCACCGAGCCGAAGATGTTCAACGGCCTGATGAAGACCTACCTCGGCCCGGTGGAGAGCGACGAGGGCATGCACTACCTGCGCCCGGAGACCGCCCAGGGCATCTTCGTCAACTACAACAACGTGGCGACCACGGCCCGCAAGAAGCCGCCGTTCGGCATCGCGCAGACCGGCAAGTCGTTCCGCAACGAGATCACCCCGGGCAACTTCATCTTCCGTACGCGCGAGTTCGAGCAGATGGAGATGGAGTTCTTCGTCGAGCCAGGCACCGACGAGCAGTGGCACGAGTACTGGCTCGCCGAGCGCTGGAATTGGTACGTCGACCTCGGCCTCTCCGAGGGGAACATGCGCTTCTACGAGCACCCGAAGGAAAAGCTCTCGCACTACTCGAAGCGGACCGTCGACATCGAGTACCGCTTCCGCTTCGGCGGCACGGAGTTCGCCGAGCTGGAGGGTGTGGCCAACCGGACCGACTTCGACCTCTCCACGCACAGCAAGCACTCCGGCGTCGACCTGTCCTACTTCGACCAGACCAAGGGCGAGCGCTGGGTCCCGTACGTGATCGAGCCGGCCGCCGGCCTCACCCGGGCGGTGCTCGCCTTCCTGCTCGAGGCGTACGACGAGGACGAGGCCCCGAACACCAAGGGCGGGGTGGACAAGCGTACGGTGATGCGCTTCGATCCCCGGCTGGCCCCGGTGAAGGTGGCCGTGCTGCCGCTGTCGCGCAACGAGGCGCTCTCCCCGAAGGCCCGGGGCCTCGCCGCCACCCTGCGCAAGCGCTGGGTGGTCGAGTTCGACGACTCGCAGGCGATCGGCCGCCGCTACCGCCGCCAGGACGAGATCGGCACCCCGTTCTGCGTCACCGTCGACTTCGACACCCTCGACGACGACGCGGTGACCATCCGGGACCGGGACACCATGACCCAGGAACGCGTCTCCCTCGACCAGGTCGAGCGCTATCTGATCGAGCGCCTCCCCGGCTGCTGA
- the dusB gene encoding tRNA dihydrouridine synthase DusB, translating into MSGAGVSGGLRLGRHEVWPPVVLAPMAGITNVGFRRLCREQGGGIYVCEMITTTALVERNPKTLRMIAFGPEERPRSLQLYGTDPETTAAAVRIVVEKDLADHIDLNFGCPVPKVTRRGGGAALPWRRRLFARLVKAAVDAASPAGVPVTVKMRKGIDDDHLTYVEAGLAAQDAGVAWVALHGRTAAQRYSGTADWDAIAILKQALDVPVLGNGDIWEADDALRMVAHTGVDGVVVGRGCLGRPWLFADLHAAFDGRPERRLPTLGEVATTMRRHAALLVEQFTGGSRTPARGERDGCTDFRKHVAWYLKGFPVGGELRRSLAMIESLAQLDDLLGKLDPAEPFPLGALGQPRGRTNSPGKVFLPDGWLASRDDDTVPEGAELAESGG; encoded by the coding sequence GTGAGTGGAGCAGGGGTGTCGGGTGGGTTGCGGCTGGGGCGGCACGAGGTGTGGCCGCCGGTGGTGCTCGCGCCGATGGCCGGCATCACCAATGTCGGCTTCCGCCGGCTCTGTCGGGAACAGGGCGGTGGCATCTACGTCTGCGAGATGATCACCACCACGGCCCTGGTGGAGCGGAACCCGAAGACGCTGCGCATGATCGCCTTCGGACCCGAGGAGCGGCCGCGCAGCCTCCAGCTCTACGGCACCGACCCGGAGACCACCGCCGCGGCCGTGCGCATCGTGGTGGAGAAGGACCTCGCCGATCACATCGACCTCAACTTCGGCTGCCCGGTGCCGAAGGTTACCCGCCGGGGCGGCGGTGCGGCGTTGCCGTGGCGGCGTCGGCTCTTCGCCCGGCTGGTGAAGGCCGCCGTGGACGCCGCGTCACCCGCCGGGGTGCCGGTCACGGTCAAGATGCGCAAGGGCATCGACGACGACCACCTGACGTACGTGGAGGCGGGGCTGGCCGCCCAGGACGCCGGGGTCGCCTGGGTGGCCCTGCACGGGCGGACCGCCGCCCAGCGCTACTCCGGCACCGCCGACTGGGACGCCATCGCCATCCTCAAGCAGGCGCTCGACGTTCCGGTGCTCGGCAACGGCGACATCTGGGAGGCCGACGACGCGCTGCGGATGGTCGCCCACACCGGGGTCGACGGGGTGGTGGTCGGGCGCGGCTGCCTGGGGCGGCCGTGGCTTTTCGCCGACCTGCACGCCGCGTTCGACGGCCGGCCGGAACGGCGGCTGCCCACCCTCGGCGAGGTGGCGACGACCATGCGCCGCCACGCCGCACTGCTGGTGGAGCAGTTCACCGGCGGGTCGCGGACGCCGGCCCGGGGCGAGCGGGACGGGTGCACCGACTTCCGCAAGCACGTCGCCTGGTACCTGAAGGGCTTCCCGGTCGGCGGTGAGCTGCGCCGCTCCCTCGCCATGATCGAGAGCCTGGCGCAGCTCGACGACCTGCTGGGCAAGCTCGACCCGGCGGAGCCGTTCCCGCTTGGCGCACTCGGCCAGCCCCGGGGCCGGACCAACTCGCCGGGCAAGGTGTTCCTGCCGGACGGCTGGCTGGCCAGCCGGGACGACGACACCGTCCCCGAGGGCGCCGAACTGGCCGAGTCCGGCGGCTGA
- a CDS encoding AfsR/SARP family transcriptional regulator — MEFWILGPIEVTDGGRSLAIGGPKPRAALAALLLEANRIVSVEGLVDAIWGEQPPPSARNALQTYVSRLRRVLGTDTLCRHPAGYRLVADPDMIDAHRFERLLAEGRAALAAGNPSVGHRAVEEALALWRGPALLDVTDVPFAQSEIARLGELRLVAAETRVEAMLALGDVTGGVAAARALVADHPLRERGVAHLMLALYRDGRQSEALTTYHEARRLLVDEFGLDPGDDLAALAQAILRQDPELLTTPSAPSTVSPTGPTASPTVSPTGPTASPTAGPAGAPPSAVPATAPPSAGPVTPAPARSRLVLPLDRFVGRDRELDEVRRLLQTYRLVTLTGPGGSGKTRLAREVCRRLPQPVQVIELAGLHDAGLLEATVAQAFGLAVLSGLDAVAATVGDAEVLLLLDNCEHLTGTLADVVLRLLTDLPGLRVLATSQRPLGVKGERRFPVPPLPVDPTAVELFLDRAGAVAPDWTCDPEDHEVVARICARLDGLPLAVELAAAQVAVLSPAQILDRLGRSLAFTSTRPDLPDRHRSLDRTIDNSYRLLDDAQRDLFARLSVFAGTFDLDAAEVVAGAGADVLAPLTGLVTGSLVASTPAGAAPRRYRLLEILREYADRLLDPADRDRLRHRHLDWALGLARAADQGLRGPDALRWYRTLGAEQANTRAALAFALAADQPLAGMRLATDLSWYWYHRGHLREGVRWLRETIDAAAGAPPVDRARALTALASLLYLAGQLEESGAANRAALDLALTTDDPAPVARAYVYQAYHLAMRGRIAEAAVAGENGVRHARRSGVDWLLSEALSTNGYLARARGDLETAAATLDEAIRVGTRIGYRWSVSSSHWFRAKVAADAGAADDAYRAALTATRGLDDLEDVTGWLAALHLLAGTLGMTGRAADGAVLLGAVAGIGGRAGYSPELMDPYDSPREVAAVVSALSPTEYARARALGETMDRVAVRAFVDQLADPPLPPS, encoded by the coding sequence GTGGAGTTCTGGATCCTGGGGCCGATCGAGGTCACCGACGGTGGGCGGAGTCTCGCCATCGGCGGCCCCAAGCCGCGGGCGGCACTCGCCGCGCTGCTGCTGGAGGCGAACCGGATCGTCTCGGTGGAGGGTCTCGTCGACGCGATCTGGGGTGAGCAGCCACCGCCGAGCGCGCGGAACGCACTCCAGACGTACGTGTCCCGGCTGCGCCGGGTGCTCGGGACCGACACCCTGTGCCGGCACCCCGCCGGCTACCGGCTCGTCGCCGACCCCGACATGATCGACGCGCACCGCTTCGAGCGGCTCCTCGCCGAGGGGCGCGCGGCCCTGGCCGCCGGGAACCCCTCCGTCGGTCACCGGGCCGTCGAGGAGGCGCTCGCGCTCTGGCGTGGCCCGGCCCTGCTCGACGTGACCGACGTGCCCTTCGCCCAGTCCGAGATCGCCCGCCTCGGCGAGCTGCGGCTCGTGGCCGCCGAGACGCGGGTCGAGGCGATGCTCGCCCTCGGGGACGTCACCGGCGGCGTCGCCGCGGCCCGCGCGCTCGTCGCCGACCACCCCCTGCGGGAACGGGGCGTCGCGCACCTCATGCTCGCGCTGTACCGGGACGGCCGGCAGAGCGAGGCGCTGACCACGTACCACGAGGCCCGGCGGCTGCTCGTCGACGAGTTCGGCCTCGACCCCGGCGACGACCTCGCCGCGCTCGCCCAGGCGATCCTGCGGCAGGATCCGGAGCTGCTCACCACACCGAGCGCGCCGTCGACGGTGTCGCCGACCGGACCCACCGCGTCGCCGACGGTGTCGCCGACCGGACCCACCGCGTCGCCGACCGCCGGACCGGCCGGTGCGCCGCCGTCAGCCGTACCCGCCACCGCGCCCCCGTCCGCCGGCCCGGTGACGCCCGCGCCGGCACGGTCCCGGCTGGTGCTGCCCCTGGACCGGTTCGTCGGGCGGGACCGCGAGCTGGACGAGGTCCGGCGGCTGCTTCAGACGTATCGGCTGGTCACCCTGACCGGTCCGGGCGGCAGCGGGAAGACCCGCCTCGCCCGGGAGGTCTGCCGCCGGCTCCCCCAGCCGGTACAGGTGATCGAACTGGCCGGACTGCACGACGCGGGCCTGCTGGAGGCGACCGTCGCGCAGGCGTTCGGCCTGGCCGTCCTCTCCGGACTGGACGCCGTGGCGGCGACCGTCGGTGACGCCGAGGTCCTGCTGCTGCTGGACAACTGCGAACACCTGACCGGGACGCTCGCCGACGTCGTGCTGCGGCTCCTCACCGACCTGCCCGGTCTACGCGTCCTCGCGACCAGTCAGCGCCCACTCGGCGTGAAGGGCGAGCGCCGCTTCCCGGTGCCACCGCTGCCGGTCGACCCGACAGCGGTGGAGCTCTTCCTGGACCGGGCCGGCGCGGTCGCCCCGGACTGGACCTGCGACCCGGAGGATCACGAGGTCGTGGCGCGGATCTGCGCCCGGCTGGACGGTCTGCCCCTCGCCGTCGAGTTGGCCGCCGCCCAGGTGGCGGTCCTCTCCCCGGCGCAGATCCTGGATCGGCTCGGCCGTTCCCTGGCCTTCACCAGCACCCGCCCGGACCTGCCGGACCGGCACCGTAGCCTCGACCGGACCATCGACAACAGCTACCGGCTGCTGGACGACGCCCAGCGGGACCTGTTCGCCCGGCTGAGCGTCTTCGCCGGCACCTTCGACCTGGACGCCGCCGAGGTGGTGGCCGGCGCGGGCGCGGACGTCCTGGCCCCGCTCACCGGTCTGGTCACCGGCTCGCTGGTGGCCAGCACCCCGGCCGGCGCGGCACCGCGCCGGTACCGGCTGCTGGAGATCCTGCGCGAGTACGCCGACCGGCTGCTCGACCCGGCCGACCGGGACCGGCTGCGGCACCGTCACCTGGACTGGGCGCTGGGTCTGGCGCGCGCCGCCGACCAGGGGTTGCGCGGGCCCGACGCGCTGCGCTGGTACCGCACCCTCGGGGCCGAGCAGGCCAACACCCGGGCCGCGCTGGCGTTCGCCCTCGCCGCCGACCAGCCGCTGGCCGGTATGCGGCTGGCCACCGACCTGTCCTGGTACTGGTACCACCGGGGCCACCTGCGGGAGGGCGTCCGCTGGCTGCGGGAGACCATCGACGCCGCTGCCGGGGCGCCCCCGGTCGACCGGGCCCGGGCGCTGACCGCGCTCGCCTCCCTGCTCTACCTCGCCGGGCAGTTGGAGGAGAGCGGGGCGGCCAACCGGGCGGCGCTCGACCTCGCCCTGACCACCGACGACCCCGCCCCCGTCGCGCGCGCCTACGTCTACCAGGCGTACCACCTGGCGATGCGGGGCCGGATCGCCGAGGCGGCGGTCGCCGGGGAGAACGGGGTACGCCACGCCCGCCGGTCCGGGGTGGACTGGCTGCTCTCCGAGGCGCTCTCCACCAACGGCTACCTGGCCCGCGCCCGGGGCGACCTGGAGACCGCCGCGGCGACCCTGGACGAGGCGATCCGGGTCGGCACCCGGATCGGCTACCGCTGGTCGGTCAGCTCCTCGCACTGGTTCCGCGCGAAGGTGGCGGCCGACGCCGGGGCGGCCGACGACGCGTACCGGGCGGCGCTCACCGCGACCCGGGGACTGGACGACCTGGAGGACGTGACCGGCTGGCTGGCCGCCCTGCACCTGCTCGCCGGGACGCTCGGCATGACCGGCCGCGCGGCCGACGGCGCGGTCCTGCTCGGCGCGGTGGCGGGCATCGGGGGTCGGGCCGGCTACTCCCCCGAGCTGATGGACCCGTACGACAGCCCCCGCGAGGTCGCCGCGGTCGTCTCCGCGCTCTCGCCGACCGAGTACGCCCGTGCCCGGGCGCTCGGGGAGACGATGGACCGGGTGGCGGTACGCGCCTTCGTCGACCAGCTGGCCGATCCTCCCCTGCCGCCGAGCTGA
- a CDS encoding response regulator: protein MTVMVSQVSAEVPAWPVPDAPVGEPRIRQRPIRRRTVRVGRPALARHLAVLPSCPEDAVGPAAVGPAAVGPAAVGPDRALTGVGDPAAAVIRVVVVDGHPVFRLGLAALLGSLADLGVVGATGDVATALTLVDRHRPDVVVIDPHLGGRAGATAVRDVVARHRRTGVLVVTTLDDDESVVAALRAGARGYLLKGAAPAELERAVRAVANGEVLLGPGIAGRAVGRLTGERVAGPPPLPELTGREREVLDLVAQGLTNVLVARRLGLSPKTVRNHLSTVLHKLQATDRSEAVRRARQAGLGQLSGVRGAGTAATGQGTSGLRW, encoded by the coding sequence ATGACCGTGATGGTGTCGCAGGTGAGCGCGGAGGTGCCGGCGTGGCCGGTGCCGGACGCGCCGGTGGGGGAGCCGCGAATCCGGCAGCGGCCGATCCGGCGGCGCACGGTGCGGGTCGGCCGTCCCGCTCTGGCCCGGCACCTGGCCGTCCTGCCGTCCTGCCCGGAGGACGCGGTCGGACCGGCGGCGGTCGGACCGGCGGCGGTCGGACCGGCGGCGGTCGGACCGGACCGGGCCCTGACCGGGGTGGGCGACCCGGCCGCCGCGGTCATCCGGGTGGTGGTGGTCGACGGTCATCCGGTGTTCCGGCTCGGCCTGGCGGCCCTGCTCGGCTCCCTGGCCGATCTGGGGGTGGTCGGCGCCACCGGCGATGTCGCCACCGCGCTCACCCTGGTGGACCGGCACCGCCCGGACGTGGTGGTCATCGACCCGCATCTCGGCGGCCGGGCCGGTGCCACGGCCGTCCGGGACGTCGTGGCCCGCCACCGGCGCACCGGTGTGCTGGTGGTGACGACGCTCGACGACGACGAGTCGGTGGTCGCCGCGCTCCGCGCCGGGGCCCGGGGCTATCTGCTCAAGGGAGCCGCCCCGGCCGAACTGGAGCGGGCGGTGCGGGCGGTGGCCAACGGCGAGGTGCTGCTCGGCCCCGGGATCGCCGGGCGGGCGGTGGGGCGGCTCACCGGCGAACGCGTGGCGGGTCCGCCGCCCCTGCCCGAGCTGACCGGACGCGAGCGGGAGGTGCTGGACCTGGTCGCCCAGGGGCTGACCAACGTGCTGGTCGCCCGGCGGCTGGGACTGAGCCCGAAGACCGTCCGCAACCACCTCTCCACGGTGCTGCACAAGCTCCAGGCCACCGACCGCAGCGAGGCCGTCCGCCGCGCCCGGCAGGCCGGGCTCGGTCAGCTCTCCGGGGTGCGGGGCGCGGGCACGGCGGCCACCGGCCAGGGCACCTCCGGGCTACGGTGGTAG